One window of the Chryseobacterium sp. CY350 genome contains the following:
- a CDS encoding glycosyltransferase family 4 protein, whose product MKNFELFLDHSGISIFYMKIGLGFLFSFLITFFSIPTITKISRRKNLMDEPGVRSSHMRKIPNLGGIAIFYSIGICTSVFAYELFDLYKFLFASLVILLYVGVMDDIVVMRAYKKLVAQIIVSACIVIGSDVRIRNLFGICGIYQINYLVSVIFTIVTFIILINAFNLIDGIDGLAAGYSLICSALFGISYYRLGPYNFPLVVLSVIIIGSVLAFLYYNLTNYRSAKIFMGDTGSMLLGFLLAFTCICFIDIFIDRQLPFVPKYHLKSAPVIAVAILILPIVDTLNVILIRLWNKKSPFLADKNHIHHKLLRLDITHKRSSFYIISYYLFIVGTAYIFRHTNVNLLLGIVLALGFAGAYLPDFIYSLRNNRLKHNN is encoded by the coding sequence ATGAAGAATTTTGAACTGTTCTTAGATCACTCTGGAATTTCTATTTTTTACATGAAAATAGGCTTGGGTTTTCTATTCTCTTTTTTAATCACCTTTTTCTCTATTCCCACTATTACTAAAATTTCCAGAAGAAAAAACCTGATGGATGAGCCGGGAGTGAGAAGTTCGCACATGCGGAAAATTCCTAATCTGGGTGGTATCGCAATATTTTACTCAATAGGAATCTGCACTTCTGTGTTTGCATATGAGCTTTTCGATTTGTATAAGTTTCTATTTGCGTCACTGGTTATTCTGCTGTATGTAGGTGTGATGGATGATATTGTCGTGATGCGTGCTTATAAAAAGCTTGTAGCTCAGATTATTGTGTCTGCTTGTATCGTAATCGGTTCAGATGTAAGAATTAGAAATCTTTTCGGGATTTGCGGAATCTATCAGATCAACTATCTCGTCAGCGTCATATTTACAATTGTTACTTTTATTATTTTAATCAATGCATTTAATCTTATTGACGGCATAGACGGTTTGGCCGCAGGCTATTCTCTGATTTGCAGTGCACTTTTTGGTATTAGTTATTACCGATTGGGACCGTATAATTTTCCTCTGGTAGTTTTATCAGTAATTATCATTGGGTCGGTTCTTGCGTTTCTGTATTATAATCTTACAAATTACAGATCTGCAAAAATATTTATGGGGGATACTGGGTCAATGCTTTTAGGGTTTCTATTAGCTTTTACATGTATCTGTTTTATAGATATTTTTATTGACAGACAGCTGCCTTTCGTGCCAAAATATCATCTGAAATCTGCCCCTGTTATTGCTGTTGCAATTTTGATTTTGCCGATTGTAGATACTTTGAATGTAATTCTTATTCGTTTATGGAATAAAAAATCTCCTTTTTTAGCAGATAAAAATCACATTCATCACAAGTTGTTAAGACTCGATATAACTCATAAAAGATCAAGTTTTTATATCATATCCTACTATCTATTTATTGTTGGTACAGCCTATATTTTTAGGCACACGAATGTAAATCTGTTATTAGGGATAGTTTTGGCACTTGGTTTTGCCGGCGCTTATCTGCCCGATTTCATATACTCGCTTAGAAATAATAGATTAAAACATAATAATTAA
- a CDS encoding glycosyltransferase, translating into MANFPLISIIVPVYNVENYLAKCLDSLVNQTFHNIEILVVNDGSSDRSEKIIQDYAQKFPKKIKAFSKENGGLSDARNFGIDRAAGDYFGFVDSDDYVAPTMFEEMLNLAVKHHAEMAICNIQKVDEQGNVTQKLTQIPNMPEKIDLAAHFSVFSDLSYFACNKLFRKELFAEKRFKKGIHFEDIQLIPQLLLECKTLAQTQNFHYQYLERTDSISKSHTEKGLDILRAVENVEVYFAKSSYASNKKELKNFQILEGVYTFLAYLAYVKDEAIFFKMSHHLKIFMQQRNIKFKDILVYSRFDRNYLLSLPLKKKIFYLLFFSGQKKLIRKLI; encoded by the coding sequence ATGGCAAATTTTCCTTTAATTTCTATCATCGTTCCTGTTTATAATGTCGAAAATTATTTGGCGAAGTGTCTCGACTCTTTGGTAAATCAAACGTTTCATAATATTGAAATTCTCGTCGTAAATGACGGAAGCAGTGATCGGTCGGAGAAAATAATTCAGGATTATGCTCAGAAGTTCCCGAAAAAGATCAAAGCTTTCTCAAAGGAAAACGGCGGACTAAGTGATGCCAGAAATTTCGGGATTGACAGAGCGGCTGGAGATTATTTTGGTTTTGTAGACAGTGACGATTACGTGGCGCCAACCATGTTTGAGGAAATGCTGAATTTAGCTGTAAAACATCATGCTGAGATGGCTATTTGTAATATTCAAAAGGTAGACGAGCAAGGAAATGTTACTCAAAAGCTGACGCAAATTCCGAATATGCCCGAAAAAATTGATTTGGCAGCGCACTTTTCGGTCTTTTCAGATTTAAGCTATTTTGCCTGCAATAAATTGTTTAGGAAGGAACTTTTCGCTGAGAAAAGATTCAAAAAAGGTATTCATTTTGAAGATATTCAGTTGATTCCGCAGTTGTTGCTTGAATGCAAAACGCTGGCACAAACGCAAAATTTTCATTATCAATATCTGGAGCGTACAGATTCTATTTCTAAAAGCCATACAGAAAAAGGTCTTGATATCCTGAGAGCGGTAGAAAATGTGGAGGTTTATTTTGCAAAATCATCTTATGCATCAAATAAAAAAGAGCTCAAAAATTTTCAGATTCTGGAAGGTGTTTACACGTTTTTAGCTTATTTGGCTTACGTAAAAGATGAGGCAATTTTCTTCAAAATGTCACACCATTTGAAGATTTTTATGCAGCAAAGAAATATTAAATTTAAAGATATATTGGTTTACAGTCGTTTTGATAGGAATTATCTTTTATCTTTGCCACTGAAAAAAAAAATTTTTTATCTGCTGTTTTTTTCCGGACAGAAAAAATTGATAAGAAAACTAATCTAA
- a CDS encoding formimidoylglutamase, whose amino-acid sequence MNFEDFIISPRNFRTENWQIGNRITKEIKEDSIVLLFVSDYRGANGDAEVQDFTAVRNEFYKLSKLDFEIPIVDLGDLVSGKSVEDSHYILQEVLSECHSKRAIPVIVGGSNDFAFSLFSGLNFHQQNINYTQISNIISLKQGERIDEHTFLSKILGSKNFTIKNYHHLGYQKHLNEADSVKLIKEVEFDIIRLAEMMNTTEKTEPFFRKADLVTVNCDAIESFSDAFSMNPQVNGLNRREICAFMKEIGLSENLKSVGIFNYNIYTENQLNHQLLAQMIWYLIEGINIQQSHPKERHYEMFYVLIEDRQYAFKRDTFSNLWYFGDDENIENCIPCSRKDFDEAKKGWLSARFTKS is encoded by the coding sequence ATGAATTTTGAAGATTTTATTATTTCCCCAAGAAATTTCAGAACAGAAAACTGGCAGATCGGGAATCGGATTACCAAAGAAATAAAAGAAGACAGCATCGTTTTGCTTTTTGTTTCAGATTACAGAGGCGCCAATGGTGATGCAGAAGTGCAGGATTTTACAGCAGTAAGAAATGAATTTTACAAACTTTCAAAATTAGATTTTGAAATTCCGATCGTGGATCTGGGAGATTTGGTTTCCGGAAAATCTGTGGAAGATTCTCATTATATTCTGCAGGAGGTATTGTCTGAATGTCATTCTAAAAGAGCCATCCCGGTTATCGTTGGCGGATCAAATGATTTTGCTTTCTCTCTATTTTCAGGATTAAATTTTCATCAGCAAAATATTAATTATACTCAAATAAGCAATATTATTTCATTAAAACAGGGTGAGCGTATTGACGAACATACTTTTTTGAGCAAAATTTTAGGTTCAAAAAATTTCACCATAAAAAATTATCATCATTTGGGCTATCAGAAACATCTAAATGAAGCAGATTCTGTGAAGCTTATCAAAGAAGTTGAATTTGATATCATCCGTTTGGCAGAAATGATGAATACTACTGAAAAAACTGAGCCTTTTTTTAGAAAAGCAGATCTGGTTACGGTAAATTGTGATGCGATCGAAAGTTTCAGTGATGCTTTTTCGATGAATCCGCAGGTGAACGGTTTAAACAGAAGAGAAATCTGTGCCTTCATGAAAGAAATCGGTTTGAGCGAAAATCTGAAATCGGTAGGAATTTTTAATTACAATATTTATACTGAAAATCAGCTTAATCATCAACTTCTCGCGCAGATGATCTGGTATTTGATTGAAGGAATTAATATACAGCAATCTCATCCTAAAGAAAGGCATTATGAAATGTTTTATGTTTTAATAGAAGACAGACAATATGCTTTTAAGCGCGATACATTCAGCAATCTTTGGTATTTTGGCGACGATGAAAACATTGAAAACTGTATTCCGTGCTCCAGAAAAGATTTTGATGAAGCCAAAAAAGGCTGGCTGAGTGCAAGATTTACAAAAAGCTGA
- a CDS encoding glycoside hydrolase family protein, which produces MGQPKNFSRKEFIQLAGLGVAAVFFGSSFTELLSSEGKPYFNLKPIGRSLELEGYYIWCSSPIWGEDGKVHLFYSRWKKEKGMGGWLNGSEICRAEANSPFEEFKHKQIVLEPRGDEFWDATTCHNPLIKKVDDQYYLFFMGNSNGKTNTKRIGLATSKSLDGDWQRPEKPLLLPGEKGAWDDHCTTNPAFVKGNDGKYWLFYKSWNTEEYETQRGAVRGNRKYGLAKADFPAGPYKKVSENPVIDFSSLPNNAQLEDAFIWKQNGKFHIIARDMGFFNHEYGLHLTTKDGISWTKPEIAYLNMQHYIKEATPPKHLKRFGRLERPMILMSKDGKRPQFLFGATQGGKFETSTTFVFEILNT; this is translated from the coding sequence ATGGGACAGCCGAAAAACTTTTCACGTAAAGAATTTATACAGCTTGCTGGATTAGGTGTGGCGGCGGTGTTTTTTGGTTCTTCATTTACAGAATTATTATCTTCAGAAGGCAAACCTTATTTTAATCTAAAACCTATCGGACGATCACTAGAATTAGAAGGTTACTACATTTGGTGCTCTTCCCCGATTTGGGGTGAAGACGGGAAAGTGCATCTATTCTATTCCCGCTGGAAAAAAGAAAAAGGAATGGGTGGCTGGCTCAATGGTTCTGAAATCTGCCGTGCAGAAGCCAATTCTCCTTTTGAAGAATTTAAACATAAACAAATTGTTCTGGAGCCAAGAGGTGATGAATTTTGGGATGCAACAACCTGCCATAATCCTTTAATCAAAAAGGTAGATGATCAGTATTATCTTTTTTTCATGGGAAATTCAAATGGAAAAACGAATACCAAAAGAATTGGCCTGGCAACTTCAAAAAGTCTCGACGGAGATTGGCAAAGACCCGAAAAACCGTTGCTTCTTCCCGGAGAAAAAGGTGCGTGGGATGACCATTGCACCACAAATCCCGCTTTTGTAAAAGGAAATGACGGAAAATACTGGCTGTTCTATAAATCATGGAATACCGAGGAATACGAAACCCAAAGAGGAGCCGTGCGAGGAAACCGAAAGTATGGTTTGGCAAAAGCAGATTTTCCAGCCGGACCTTATAAAAAAGTATCGGAAAATCCGGTGATTGATTTTTCTTCTTTGCCCAACAACGCTCAGTTGGAAGACGCATTTATCTGGAAACAAAACGGAAAATTTCATATAATTGCGCGCGACATGGGATTTTTTAACCATGAATACGGTTTGCACTTAACCACAAAAGACGGTATAAGTTGGACGAAACCTGAAATTGCCTATCTCAATATGCAGCATTATATTAAAGAAGCAACACCGCCGAAACATTTGAAAAGATTCGGAAGACTTGAAAGACCGATGATTCTGATGAGTAAAGATGGGAAAAGACCTCAGTTTTTATTCGGAGCCACGCAGGGTGGAAAGTTTGAGACTTCTACGACTTTTGTGTTTGAGATTTTGAATACATGA
- the topA gene encoding type I DNA topoisomerase encodes MSKNLVIVESPAKAKTIQKYLGKDFEVKSSFGHIRDLPKKGMGIDLATFSPDYEVSADKKKLVTELKSAVKKAEMVWLASDEDREGEAIAWHLADELKLKPENRKRIVFHEITKNAILKAIENPRDIDQNLVNAQQARRVLDRIVGFEMSPVLWKKVKPGLSAGRVQSVAVRLVVEREKEIRQFTPKASFKLDGVFLNKSAQEISAKLKKDFEKEGDAENFLELARTTEFKVLNVETKPGTRSASAPFTTSTLQQEASSRLGYNVTNTMRLAQRLYEEGFITYMRTDSVNLSQEAIDGAKNQIVSEYGAEYSAPRKYTTKSSSAQEAHEAIRPTDFSVKSISDVQLSKLYQLIYRRTLASQMANAKIEKTVIEIGNAKLPQHFEAQGEVIIFDGFLKAYGIVKTEDEDEESNEKLLPKVTVGEVLDYKKITATEKFTRPSARYTEAGLVRKLEELGIGRPSTYAPTIQTIQNREYVDKRELEPQIREVVKISLTKDKIKKEVLEDKFGGDKNKFVPTDIGEVVNDFLTDNFAEILDYGFTARVEQSFDEIAHGDQKWKEMMTDFYSKFHPRIEDVEENADRANGERLLGVDPKTGKNVYARIGRFGAMIQIGEQDDEEKPVFASLMAGQNIATINLDDALELFKLPFELKDFEDQSVTIGVGRFGPYVKWGETYISIPKGEDPLSVDQKRAEEIIAEKKLADAPIATFKGEPITKGTGRFGPFIKYQSIFINVPKRYDFENLSQSDINELVEAKLEKEANRYIQQWEKEKISLENGRWGPFIKFGKAMFKIPKKKDDTKFEADELKEVTLDEVKKWITAQDPKAFAEKKKPAAKKPAAKKATTAKKAPAKKPAAKK; translated from the coding sequence ATGTCGAAAAATTTAGTAATCGTCGAGTCTCCGGCAAAAGCAAAAACTATTCAGAAATATTTAGGGAAGGATTTCGAAGTCAAATCGAGCTTCGGGCACATCCGTGATCTTCCGAAAAAAGGAATGGGGATTGACCTTGCCACCTTCAGTCCGGATTACGAAGTTTCTGCCGACAAGAAGAAACTGGTAACAGAACTAAAATCTGCCGTAAAGAAAGCCGAAATGGTTTGGCTCGCTTCCGATGAGGATCGCGAGGGTGAAGCAATCGCCTGGCATTTGGCAGATGAATTAAAACTGAAGCCAGAAAACAGAAAAAGAATTGTCTTTCACGAAATCACCAAAAATGCTATTCTTAAAGCAATAGAAAATCCGAGAGATATTGATCAGAACTTAGTTAATGCCCAACAGGCAAGAAGAGTTCTCGACAGAATCGTAGGTTTCGAAATGTCTCCTGTACTTTGGAAAAAAGTAAAACCGGGATTGTCAGCAGGTAGAGTGCAGTCGGTTGCAGTAAGACTGGTCGTTGAAAGAGAAAAAGAAATTCGTCAGTTTACACCAAAAGCAAGTTTTAAACTTGACGGCGTATTTTTAAATAAATCAGCGCAGGAAATTTCTGCCAAACTCAAAAAAGATTTTGAAAAGGAAGGAGATGCAGAGAATTTTTTAGAACTAGCAAGAACTACAGAGTTCAAAGTTCTCAATGTTGAAACTAAACCCGGAACGCGGTCTGCTTCTGCACCGTTCACAACTTCTACATTACAGCAGGAAGCTTCTTCAAGGTTAGGTTATAATGTGACCAACACGATGCGTCTGGCACAGAGATTATATGAAGAAGGATTCATTACGTATATGAGAACCGACTCGGTAAACCTTTCTCAGGAAGCGATTGACGGGGCTAAAAATCAGATTGTATCAGAATACGGGGCAGAATATTCGGCACCGAGAAAATATACTACCAAATCTTCTTCAGCGCAGGAAGCTCACGAGGCGATCCGTCCGACAGATTTTTCTGTTAAATCAATTAGTGATGTTCAGCTAAGCAAATTATACCAGTTAATTTACAGAAGAACACTGGCTTCGCAGATGGCCAACGCTAAGATAGAGAAAACGGTAATCGAAATCGGGAATGCAAAACTTCCTCAGCATTTTGAAGCGCAAGGAGAAGTGATCATCTTTGACGGTTTCCTTAAAGCATACGGAATCGTAAAAACTGAAGATGAAGACGAAGAAAGCAACGAAAAACTATTGCCGAAAGTTACAGTAGGTGAAGTTTTAGACTATAAAAAAATTACGGCAACAGAAAAATTTACCAGACCAAGCGCTAGATATACAGAAGCTGGTTTGGTGAGAAAACTGGAAGAATTGGGGATTGGTCGCCCGTCAACGTATGCGCCGACTATTCAGACCATTCAGAATCGCGAATACGTAGACAAAAGAGAGCTTGAGCCACAGATTCGTGAAGTGGTTAAAATTTCTTTGACTAAAGATAAAATCAAAAAAGAAGTTCTTGAAGACAAATTCGGGGGCGATAAAAATAAATTTGTTCCTACAGATATCGGTGAGGTAGTCAACGATTTCTTAACAGATAATTTCGCCGAAATCTTAGACTACGGTTTTACAGCGAGAGTAGAACAAAGTTTTGACGAAATCGCTCATGGCGACCAGAAATGGAAAGAAATGATGACCGATTTCTACTCAAAATTCCATCCCAGAATTGAAGATGTAGAAGAAAATGCAGACCGCGCCAACGGAGAAAGACTGCTTGGAGTTGATCCTAAGACAGGAAAAAATGTGTATGCAAGAATCGGAAGATTTGGGGCCATGATTCAGATTGGTGAGCAGGATGATGAAGAAAAACCGGTTTTCGCATCGTTGATGGCAGGGCAAAATATTGCCACCATCAATCTTGACGATGCTTTAGAATTGTTTAAACTGCCATTCGAATTAAAAGATTTCGAAGATCAGTCGGTGACCATTGGTGTCGGAAGATTTGGGCCTTATGTAAAATGGGGAGAAACCTACATCAGTATTCCAAAAGGTGAGGATCCGCTTTCTGTAGATCAAAAACGTGCAGAAGAAATTATCGCAGAAAAGAAACTTGCAGATGCACCTATTGCAACTTTTAAAGGTGAACCGATTACTAAAGGAACCGGGAGATTTGGGCCTTTTATCAAGTATCAAAGCATCTTTATCAATGTTCCGAAACGATATGATTTCGAAAATCTTTCTCAAAGCGACATCAATGAACTGGTAGAAGCTAAACTGGAAAAAGAAGCCAACAGATACATCCAACAGTGGGAAAAAGAGAAAATCTCTCTTGAAAACGGAAGATGGGGACCATTCATCAAATTTGGAAAAGCTATGTTCAAAATTCCAAAGAAAAAAGATGATACCAAATTTGAAGCAGACGAGCTGAAAGAAGTCACTCTCGATGAGGTTAAAAAGTGGATTACTGCACAAGATCCAAAAGCTTTTGCTGAAAAGAAGAAACCTGCAGCGAAAAAGCCTGCCGCAAAAAAAGCAACTACAGCGAAGAAAGCTCCTGCTAAGAAGCCAGCTGCTAAGAAATAA
- a CDS encoding T9SS type A sorting domain-containing protein, with protein MNNKVNISLVALFCLVSTRAFSKVSLGTENVFSAKEEIHGYKKSDTIDQVSGRSDEATEIFLRAGAVLDYTKAPNSYIFDPAQNGEGLFIPVKKAYEMWRSYKYLASAGTIKGKMTADVLWEDVPGLIKSGTNYNLEIIDSGENGKIKVMINKAKKGNAVVAFRLNGEIFWSWHIWVTDDPTNGSTYKSFSAVRRERSDGVIENIPDSEWKWMDRNLGAITNSNTRGEWNRSGGLLYQWGRKDPIPPLVLRGNDFYEVSGSIGKVRHRGAKNFNQAINFDALRKFVLLSNATLDNNIQLSVKNPLSLIYVNKDDNSGPAYYNNNANLMVNWFGRSASFVDSKLTELNLWSDNSKGKLPTNYNLSSSNAPYRDKSPFDPCPNGWRIPSMLVPNLASGSYIDDIRIDYSPFGVQTTLGKSAFETNGYHIIKPNDTNVPAFMTGFKLYANVGFDLSNVGGNNMGAYPGTGQLAINAQGGQYTDQHHVALWTATLTRFFDTTPAVSARALFMLPDKYQNDIPDSANPTIKGRYWYQPTATGKTSDANGCRCIKDPLYVVNGYDFPTQYINTNTEYTEGLKNPNTYQLVKNSTATTVEIPVSKAFSVQSQLLNNSQILNPASFNDLKANVLWSTNATLINAVSVTNPSPASVSGLSNSKILVSLNPNQSGNAVVTLHNGSISNPIYWSWHIWVTDTAVGSYNYTTELPNAVATNYINYTPLGEILKTEFMDRNLGATDAFPIVANPLAPTPQEYEKIRASTGLQYQWGRKDPIPSFQFADNRDPYNIFLGNVDANGAVAYTTLTPSAYNNLSGSYIIPYDTYTNASNANVLSTDKTADKIAKVLSYSVRNPLSYLIPSSLAPYNTAVPNYTNGTDWLLNEPNAAADRWGRGGEKSPFDPCPEGWRIPDVTGVAIITNRDYGLSPWYKKDKKAATSYSILNDYLGIRIQNSSASTIGYTFNDASYSVGSYPNSGSRGMRSVTANQTAQGTFTLNNFQYSGIWTAALNSNYIGRPINLLFNASSNAMIAFHDNNDPYFGMNCRCVKIKYDQNGNEAGPIPAIPVTAGSTVKARNIFTEKEISQIAKEDRITLFPNPVKDILYIKATDRRDYYYQIYNASGQMVKSGKFENSQTDISSLVSGVYLVRVNNAETVVKIIKR; from the coding sequence ATGAATAATAAAGTAAACATCAGCCTTGTAGCATTATTTTGCTTAGTATCTACTCGTGCGTTTTCTAAAGTGAGTTTAGGAACCGAGAATGTTTTTTCTGCCAAAGAAGAAATACATGGTTATAAAAAGAGCGATACGATCGATCAAGTTTCAGGTAGGAGCGATGAAGCCACTGAAATTTTTTTGCGCGCAGGAGCAGTTTTAGACTATACAAAAGCGCCCAATAGCTATATTTTTGACCCTGCACAAAACGGTGAAGGACTTTTCATTCCTGTGAAAAAAGCTTACGAAATGTGGCGCAGTTACAAATATCTGGCTAGCGCAGGAACAATTAAGGGTAAAATGACAGCTGATGTTCTATGGGAAGATGTCCCTGGACTTATAAAATCAGGAACAAATTATAATCTTGAAATAATAGACTCGGGGGAAAATGGCAAAATAAAGGTCATGATCAATAAAGCCAAAAAAGGAAATGCTGTCGTAGCTTTCAGACTTAATGGAGAAATTTTTTGGTCGTGGCATATTTGGGTAACAGATGATCCGACGAATGGCTCAACTTACAAAAGCTTTTCAGCCGTAAGAAGAGAAAGAAGTGACGGAGTGATTGAAAATATTCCCGATTCCGAATGGAAATGGATGGACAGAAATCTAGGTGCCATTACTAACAGCAATACAAGAGGCGAATGGAACAGAAGTGGAGGACTGCTTTACCAATGGGGAAGAAAAGATCCCATCCCGCCTTTAGTTTTGAGGGGTAACGACTTTTACGAAGTTTCGGGATCTATTGGTAAAGTACGGCATCGTGGTGCAAAAAACTTTAATCAGGCAATAAATTTTGATGCACTCAGAAAATTTGTGCTGCTGTCTAATGCAACATTAGATAATAATATCCAACTTTCCGTCAAAAATCCTTTAAGCTTAATTTATGTGAATAAGGATGATAATTCTGGTCCGGCGTACTATAATAATAACGCCAATCTGATGGTCAATTGGTTTGGAAGATCCGCAAGCTTTGTAGACAGTAAGTTAACTGAGCTTAATCTTTGGTCTGATAACTCGAAAGGTAAACTGCCGACAAATTATAATCTTTCCAGCAGCAATGCACCTTATCGGGATAAGTCGCCTTTTGATCCTTGTCCCAATGGATGGAGAATTCCTTCGATGTTGGTTCCCAATCTCGCTTCAGGTTCATATATTGACGATATCAGGATAGATTATTCGCCTTTCGGAGTGCAAACAACTTTAGGTAAAAGTGCTTTTGAAACAAATGGATATCATATCATTAAGCCAAATGATACCAATGTTCCTGCTTTTATGACAGGATTTAAATTGTATGCAAATGTCGGTTTTGATCTGTCTAATGTCGGTGGTAATAATATGGGCGCATATCCCGGCACCGGACAGTTGGCGATTAATGCTCAGGGAGGGCAATATACTGACCAGCATCACGTTGCTTTGTGGACTGCTACATTAACCCGTTTTTTTGACACAACTCCTGCGGTAAGTGCAAGAGCATTATTTATGTTGCCGGATAAATATCAAAATGATATTCCAGATTCCGCAAATCCTACTATCAAAGGAAGATATTGGTATCAGCCGACAGCGACCGGAAAAACTTCGGATGCTAATGGATGCAGATGCATAAAAGATCCTCTATATGTGGTAAACGGATACGATTTTCCAACACAATATATAAATACAAATACAGAATATACGGAAGGTTTAAAAAATCCGAATACATATCAGCTAGTAAAAAATTCAACTGCGACTACTGTGGAAATCCCTGTGTCAAAAGCCTTTTCTGTTCAAAGTCAGCTTTTGAATAATTCTCAAATATTAAACCCGGCAAGTTTTAATGATCTTAAAGCAAATGTTTTATGGTCTACCAATGCTACTTTGATTAATGCAGTTTCAGTAACAAATCCTTCCCCAGCTTCCGTCTCAGGTCTCAGCAATTCTAAAATTTTGGTATCATTAAATCCAAATCAAAGCGGAAATGCAGTGGTTACTTTGCATAACGGAAGCATATCAAACCCTATATATTGGTCATGGCATATTTGGGTGACAGATACAGCGGTGGGTTCCTACAATTATACAACAGAACTTCCAAATGCTGTCGCTACCAATTATATCAACTATACACCTTTAGGCGAAATCTTAAAGACGGAATTTATGGACAGGAATCTCGGGGCAACTGATGCATTCCCAATCGTTGCAAACCCACTTGCTCCAACTCCACAAGAGTATGAAAAAATTAGAGCGTCTACAGGATTACAATATCAGTGGGGAAGAAAAGATCCTATACCGTCATTTCAATTTGCCGACAATCGCGATCCGTATAATATCTTTTTAGGAAATGTGGATGCGAATGGTGCTGTGGCTTACACTACACTTACTCCGTCAGCATATAATAATCTTTCAGGTTCTTATATTATCCCTTACGATACATACACCAACGCATCTAATGCAAATGTTTTGTCTACCGATAAAACTGCGGATAAAATAGCAAAAGTATTGTCGTATTCAGTGAGAAATCCTTTGTCTTATTTAATTCCTAGTTCATTAGCACCATATAATACAGCCGTTCCAAACTACACAAATGGAACCGATTGGTTACTGAACGAGCCTAATGCCGCAGCAGACCGTTGGGGACGAGGCGGTGAGAAGTCTCCTTTTGACCCTTGTCCGGAAGGTTGGAGAATTCCTGACGTTACGGGAGTCGCAATCATTACCAATCGTGATTATGGTCTTTCGCCTTGGTATAAAAAAGATAAGAAAGCAGCAACCAGTTATAGCATACTTAATGATTATTTAGGCATAAGAATTCAAAACTCATCAGCTTCCACGATAGGATATACTTTTAATGACGCAAGTTATTCTGTGGGAAGCTACCCAAATTCCGGTTCGCGTGGTATGAGAAGTGTAACGGCTAATCAAACAGCTCAGGGAACTTTTACTTTAAATAATTTCCAATATTCCGGTATCTGGACTGCAGCTTTAAATTCAAATTATATTGGCAGACCAATCAATTTGCTTTTTAATGCATCTTCAAATGCCATGATTGCCTTTCATGATAATAATGATCCTTATTTTGGAATGAATTGCCGATGTGTTAAAATTAAATACGATCAAAATGGAAACGAGGCCGGGCCAATTCCTGCCATTCCGGTTACTGCAGGCTCAACGGTAAAAGCACGCAATATTTTCACCGAAAAAGAGATTTCTCAAATTGCAAAAGAGGATAGGATCACATTATTTCCAAATCCGGTAAAAGATATCCTTTATATTAAAGCTACCGATCGTAGAGATTACTATTACCAAATTTATAATGCATCTGGTCAAATGGTTAAATCGGGAAAATTTGAAAACAGTCAGACAGATATTTCTTCATTAGTTTCTGGTGTCTATTTAGTTAGGGTAAATAATGCTGAAACGGTTGTGAAAATTATTAAAAGATAA